Genomic segment of Panicum virgatum strain AP13 chromosome 2K, P.virgatum_v5, whole genome shotgun sequence:
GCATGAAGGAATCCCAAGACGATGCCCTCAACAGGGATATGACACACCAGGCGCCAACATCGCCAATCCGACGCATCAGACATGGTTTTCACCAAGGATCCATCCACGTGCCAATGGCTGCCGAGAGCAGAACATGAAGCACCACGGCCGAGCCTAGGAGCACGCCGAACCGGGAGAAGGGGACACGAAGCCGGGCCGGCAGAGGAGGCATGAAGGTGTCCCGTGACGACGCCCCCAGGAGGGACATGATGCACTGGGCGCCATCATCGCCGGTCCAGAGTACCGGACATGGTTTTTACCCGGGAACAACCTACATACCCGAGACCACAAAGGTCACGCAGACCCAGCGTAGCGGATGCCACCAGGGGAGGGCGAGCCGCGTTGGCAGCCGGCAAGGGAGCCCACACGGGCCCAGAGGTGGAGAACACGCCGACGCCCACCCAAGCCACCAGAGCCACCAGGAGAGACGGCCCGCCTAGGGGCAAGAGCAGCGGCGGCAACCGCGCGGCCACCCCCAACGGACTAGGCGGCACACGGCGGCGGCAACCCCGACCGCAGCGAGGCAGCCCAAGGCCGCAACAACCCAGACCGCGGCGGGTGACGCCCTACGGCAGTGACaccggccatggcgaggcggcTCACGGCCGTGGCGACACcggccacggcgagcggcgcccgACCACAGCGACCCCAGCCATGGCGCGGGGTGCCAGCGGCAATGACCGTTGCGAACCCGAGCCGAGGCCACCTGGGCAAAGGGCCCGCCGGGGATGGAGGGGTGGCGACCCCCGACGGGAGCGGCCTGATCCAGACCGAGGGGGCCCGGATCCGGCGAGGAGGCAATCGGCGGCGGACGACCATGGCTGAAGTTTGGGGACCGGGGGAAGGGGGGAGTGCGattgaggagaggaggaggactaGGCCGGCTTCGCCCTAGCCAcaggccgccaccaccgcccggccggcggccggaggtgACCTGGAGcgcgggagggggggggggggggctcgccggcggcgagcggattCGCCCCCGAGCCGCCTGGGAGGGTGATGAGGGGGGAATTTCTACGCCATCCTACTGCAAACTCTATCCACTACGCCgtccccgccaccgccaccccaaTTATCTGGTCAATTCCTTCCACCCGGACCCGGCAATTGGCACTTGCCTCCTGCTCCCGGCCAACGGCTAGGCTTCAATGTTTGCCAACTGCTTCAGTTTAATATTCATTTGTAAACAGTAAACTTAAAAAAATTAGTAATGTATTCTATTCTCTTGTGTCCGGTCCAGATAGCTATGGACTACTTTAACAATAAGTGTTATAAAAACTACCTCTGCATTTTAGGAGTATGTAGGCAAACCTTAAGGATGCATTTATTGTATAATGACCACTTCTCCTCCAGGTTGCGGATGAGTGGCGCGGAGGTTGTCTGGTGCAGGATGTGGTGGCGGCTCCTGGGGCCAACGAGATCCGCCGATTCGGACATGTCACACAACACATGCGGGTCTccatatgttttttttctttcctgagCAAAAATCTCTCACGTTGTATGTTATTCAGTGTGTCTCTGTCTATGTATGTCTGCCATTGAATTTCTTAAATTGAAATTTTTGTGTCGGAATAGATTGCAAATCACTTCCAAGAATGAAATCGAGTTACTTGACAGTTTGTGTAAACTAAAACAGATTTGGTGGCCCCCTATCCGCATATGGTGCATACACTGAGTTTTGTCAACACCCGATTTTGTGATCTGTCATCTGTGGAGACTAGACACTTCATCTCCAGAGTGATGAATCTGTCAGTATTGCTACGACCGACCATCTGTGTACAGCGGATGCTTTCAGACTTGAGTCTATCAAGTCTTTCAGGCTCAGCAACAGCAGCTTGTGCACCAGTGCATGGATCCACCAAATTTGTGCTCCAATGATCAGAGGAGCCACAAAACACTTTTACAATTTAGACAGATTGAAAAAATCTAATTCCAAGAGGATGGAACTTTGGACCACTGCTGTAAGAACCACAATTCATAATGTATGAACCGTCTTTGTTAAATATACACCAGATGGCAACAAAATTTTGATGCTATGCTAGATCAGAAAGATTTCTTTTTCCTTACCCCCTGCTCCTGCAATGCGCTCCGATAAGTAAGCGTCGCCATCTTGGTCGCATTTCATTCTTTGCATTGCAAGGAGGCATCATATGTCAATTGCAACTTCCTCCCTATCTGAACTCTGCTACTTCTTTCCAAGGGCCAAGTTGACCCTGATTTCCCTGCCTTCCATTTCCTGCATTATGCACTACTGTTCAGCTCAATGTATTCTGCTGACCCATATCACTTTAGCTATTTGTACTAAGCAAACATTTTTCAGCGCACACAgttaattcagaaaaaaaatgtatgtttcAGAAACGATTCCTCCTTTTGGTATTTGGCAGCAGGATtaccaaacatttgtttcagaGACACAATCACACAGTTTTTCAGACATGACGTACCATTCCGTTGAGCGAGGAAAACGCCTCGTCCATCTCCTCCTTGGTGGAGTAGCAGACGAAGCCGTAGCCCCTTGACCGGCCGGTCTCACCGTTGTAGAGCACCCTTGCGCTGACCACGTTGCCGCACCGCTGGAACGCCTCCGTGAGCATCTCCGAGGTGACCGTCCACGACAGGTTGCCGACGAAGAGCTTGTGCTCCGTCTCCGGGTACAGTGGCAGCTTCGGTTTCGGTCGGTCTGCGAAGTTCACCTTCATCGTCCGGCCACCATACAGCTGATCGAAAAGGGGTATCAAAATTGAAAAGCCGTCACAAATATAGTTGACTGGTGCTGTACAATATGGAGTACTGCACAAATTGCTAGCACGGTGCAGTGTGGCAACACTGCCCTTAGCCACTTACGGTGCCGTCGAGGTTCTTGATGACCAGCTCGCAGTCTTGAACTGTGGTCATTGTCACGAAGGCGAACCCTCGGCTTCTTCCCGTGGTACGATCGTACAACACCTAAACATGGAAGTTCTGAGATCAAATTAGCCAATCTTAGGCAAGCTACCTAACCATGTGTTGCAAGTACCCCCTTTGTTCTAGGAACAATTCTCTAATGACGCTATTCTTCAGCAATAATAAGCCTTTGGGTTATACTGAAACGTGAAATGAAACGCCGTAGTAAAATTACTGGACAATCTGATAACAAAATCCTGAAGGCATTTTACTACAGCATGTGGACATGCGGTTGGTGCACAGGCAACGATTGTTCGGCCTCCAAATTTTCACAGAAGCAGGTACCACAGCTAAGCGTGCATTTCGGCATTTGAGTGAACATTAGGCGTACCTCGACCATCTCCGGGCTGGCGTACTCCTGCACAATGCCGGCGAGCTGCGCGCTGTCGCAGTTGTACGGAAGGTTCCCAAAGTACAGCTTGGTAGTGGTGGCGATCGGCGCCTCCGACGGGTCACCGTCGTCCGAATCCGATCTGGCCTCGACGGCCCCATCTTTCTCCCGTTCCGGCTGCTCTTGTTCCGCGACCTCGTCTTGCTCTAGCAAATGTCCCtcggcgacctcctcctcctcgacagCCGTCGCCGCAGCCTCCTCCTGCGACACCATCGAGGTGACCGCGATCCTGCGCCTCCGCGCCACGGGCACCGCGGTCGCGGCGAGGTGGTCGGCGACGAGACGCTGGTGCGCGCGCGCCGGACGCGGGAACACGGACGCGTACGGGACCtgaagctggagctggagctgcgtCCCCGCCGCGTCGGCCGAGAACTTGGGACAGGGCAGCcgcagcgccgcgcgcgcggtggTGGAGAGGCAGGAGTTGGCCATGGTTTCGGCAAGGCGGAGGCCGGTGGCCGGAGGAGTGGGACGGGGATGGCCAGGCAACGGAGCGGTTGGCGCCTGGTGGTGTGCTTGTGATGTGGAGGGGCGCGAGGCCAGTAGGAAGGGATGTGGCAGAGGGGATAAGTGGCGGCGTCACATGAACCGTTGACACGTGGGCCCGTTTATGTGGTGCTTGATGTGGTTACGCCGGAAAAAAATTCGAGCCTTTCTAAATCGCGGGCGCGCGCCAGGACCGCTTCTGGCGATCGATCAGACCAAATACATTGTTACCgaacttgggttttgtttagttgccTCCGTAaacattttaaaataaaatcttttcacatttaaaatattaaacatagactaatcataaaattaattagGATTTAAGGCATGTACAACCACTGTCGATTTGCCGTCTGTGTACTGTACATTTTGCACACAAAAAACCCTAGGACAGCAAGGCGACGACGGGCGTCGTCGCCTCGccaggcgacggcgtgggctcgTTGCCCAACACGAGGAGATGACAGCGCTGCCCCGTTGTATGCTGCGCTGCAGCTCGTCGACAGCCGCCACGGATCGATTGCGGGTTACCTGATCCGCATCGACAGAAGCGACACCGACGAGATCCGCAGCTTCGTCGCCCGTGTCGCCGGCGCTGTCTAGGCCTCGGCGTCTGGCTGTttgtgatatgcccaagagcccatcatcacaatacggtttaaaggcccaagaggatattatCCAAGATGGATTAgagttactaatgggcctatgagatagaagcccattagtacgccctatatatacgagggagggacTAGGGGGGCGAAACAACCTGTGAGccccgccacctccctagccgccgcccccccctctctcggccgccgcccttgccgtgcgtgcagtgctagcacaccgacgcccgacGTTTCATCcctgtacgtgtggactccgtggaggcgctgctgcgactgctgcgctgatcggctgctgggatcaaggacgaggagctcggttcgtgggacgtgatcgactacttcctctatatcgacgcgcgacttcttccgctgcgccgcgcgtctagtggtaacgatctatgatcttctactcgcaagtatcttgggtatatgcggtagtgatgctagcgtagcctacccggtTTACCatcagtggtaccagagccatcttgcgtagtttttggtctggatcattagcatataggtgatatgttgttgtagtagattggatctattacttttgcacagTTTGATTAGATAaatggtcataaggggttaaaactggagcgagttgattgcgcggcatgtgacaaaaatATTAGttcgtgttctttctctgttatgcatacgacatgtccctaccggctggaatcaccatcagggactaactgtgtgcatagtcagcagattgaaccaatagatcgaggtcatgtgtagatgcagtcttctcaagtgcaaagtttgcacggtcaatgtgattgacctagtgaaaattgaggcattatgaatggctcggatttgaggtgatgcgatcactctgatgagatttcatagggattccatagatgcgatctgtgtaattccgtgaggttttcagggcgctgccctgagaccgccgttgctttctcgctatagcggcttcccaagcgctactttggtagaacacgtcgtacgcctaacttgtttttgcagggtgtgatgtgaatggtatggcctcaatgtcatgtgatgatttgtgcggcctgcgtgtcgcaagttaacacaaccgggttgaggttgcaccattattgtataacgatttgcgtgtcgacttgtgatgtttgaatcctcatgtaattatttcactagctattagatgtagtagcttagtattttttcatggaggcttcaatcatgatggcgatgatgatcaccacaagacagaacggatggcaatggaggtcaccttggagccatggcgatggagcccattgtgatgcaagaggccatactattcacaatataatatgattatatgcatgtgatgtttattttcctgtcatattATTTTTTCATACTTTTATATATGGTGGAtgttttaatcatgatagaatagcttccctcagaaaaggttgagtttttgatgccttttaccaatagctgcacctataaattttgattattgtgtggtaggtttaccaaagtagaataccctcagctatcacttttatatagggtggatgtcggacattcacaagcatagtattggtttactcaacaaagctatcaaaacagttttgggctttaaggcatagggttggggtcGGGgctttggatgccacccaacaaacaagagtcgcatagagatatgattagcaatttattgcttacctgtatcactacttttctagccgtgatgctaaagctcactaggattttagtgattatggatcttgaaccattATATGTCATTAGatggaagatgactttgatatagtaggttgtcttttgttaaattagTTAATAAAAGTCTTTGCATAAatttagtgctgaaatcttgctttacttttatgttgtagatcatgtctgccagtaacaattccgctttcaatttgcgttctgttcttaagaaagaaaagttgaatggaacaaactttattgattggtaccgcaacctgagaattgttctcaggcaagagaaaagggagtatgttcttgagcagccatatcctgatgatctccctgacaatgcaactgttgctgatcgcagagcttatgagaagcactgcaatgactcacttgatgtcagctgtttgatgctcgccaccatgtcccctgatctgcaaaagcagtatgagcatgcggatgctcacaccatgatcgaggggctgcgtgggatgtttcagaaccaagccaggactgaaaggttcaatatctcaaagtctttgtttgcgtgcaagctgccagaaggtagcccggtcagtcatcatgtgatcaaaatgattggttacattaagactttggacagacttgttctgaacttcaccaagacttggctactgatgttattctccagtcgctcccggcgagctatgagccttttatcatgaactttcagatgaatggcttggataaaacattgagtgagttgcatgggatgctaaagacagcagaggagaggattaagaagaatcccaatcatgtgatgatgatttagaaggggaacaaaaagagaaaGCGTtagacgcctcctaatcccaaaggtaaaggcaaggaaaagagttccagtggtgagtcctcgggctctaagctaaaggcagcacctaaggccaaatctggccctacttctgaggatgaatgcttccactgtcatgaaaagggacattggtctaggaactgcaagaagtacttggaagaaaagaagaagaagaagggaagtgggacttccacttcaggtataaatgttatagaaattaatattgcattatctttcagtgaatcatgggtatttgatactggatcgataattcacacttgcaaatcattgcagggtctaagtgagactagaagatttgcaagaggcgagttggacgttcgtgtcggcaatggcgcaaatgttgcggtgttggcggtcggcacctaccacttgtctctaccctccggattagttttgtaattaaataattgttattgcattcctgctttgagcaagaacattattttttcttcatgtttggaagaagttaatgattttaagattgtaatagagaacaaacattgttctattttttgcaatggtattttttatgctcattgtccattggtgaatggattatatgttcttgatcttgaggataaatctgtctgtaacattaatactgagaggcttagaccaaatgatttgaatcccacttttatttggcattgtcacttaggtcatataaatgagaagcgcattgaacaactccataaagatggattgttaagctcatttgattttgaatcatttgacacatgtgagtcttgtttgcttggaaagatgaccaaagcgcttTTCACTGGTCATaatgagagggcgagtgacttgttgggacttgtacataccgatgtatgtggaccaatgagctcaatagccagaggtggttttcagtacttcattactttcactgatgactttagtagatatggatatatctacttaatgaggcacaagtctgaatcatttgaaaagttcaaagaatttcagaatgaagtacaaaatcaattaggcaagacaattaaatttctgcgatctgatcgtggaggagaatatttgagccttgaatttggtgataatttgaagcaatgtggaattattccgcagctaactccgcccgaaatgcctcaatggaatggggtatccgaacggaggaaccgaaccttgttggacatggttaggtccatgatgagccaagctgatcttccattattattttggggttatgctcttaaaactgctgcgttcacactgaatagggttccaagtaagtctgttgagaagacaccatatgagatatggactggaaagcatcccggattatcttttctcaaagtttggggatgtgaggcttatgtcaaacgtttgatgtcagataagctcactccaaagtcagacaaatgcttctttgtggggtatcctagggaaaccaaaggatattatttttacaataaggcagaaggcaaagtgtttgtcgctcgcaatggtgttttcttagaaaatgagtttctctcaaaaggatttagtgggagcaaggtgcaacttgaagaaatttagGAAAcgcccgaaactgtttcagcacccactgaagatccacgggatgtgcaagatgttgcacaacccatagttgaggcaccaggcccacgaaggtctataagggcacgtcgcgctactgacaagctcaacctccttattatggaggagcgccacgtattattgatggaaaatgatgagccatTGActtacaaagaagcaatgatgggacccgactccgacaaatggcttgaagccatggaatccgagttaaaatccatgcatgataatcaagtttggaacttggtcgatcaaattgacagtgtaagacctgtcgactataagtggatttttaagaaaaaattagacatggatggaaatgttcacatctataaggcacgattggtggcgaaatgtttccgacaaattcaaggtgttgactatgaggaaactttttcgcccgtcgcaatgctaaaatCTGCTCGGATTCCCCTaacaattgccgcatattatgactatgagatatgacaaatggatgtcaaaaccgctttccttaatggacatctaagtgaggatgtgtatatgacacagtctgaaggttttgtcgatcctaaaaatgctgggaaaatatgtaagcttcagaggtccatctatggattgaagcaagcatctcggagttggaatattcgttttgatgaagtagtcaaagggtttggcttcatcaagaatgaagatgagccttgtgtttacaaaaatgctagtgggagcgcacttgtgtttctggtcctatatgtggatgatatattactgatcggaaatgatattccaatgcttgaagccgttaaaacctcattaaAAAAGAGTTTtttgatgaaggatttaggagagccagcttatattctgggtattaggatctatagagatagatcaaaaaggctaattggattaagccaagacacatacattgacaagatattgaatcggttcaatatgcaagattctaaGAAAAGTTTCTTGCCAAtatcacatggcattactctaagcaagagtcagtgtgctacgacacctgatgagcaaaaaggatgagtacgattccttatgcttcagccatagggtcactcatgtatgctatgctttgcacgcgcccagatgtttcctttgctctaagtgttacgagcaggtatcattcagatttcggtgaagctcactggacaattgtaaagagtatccttaagtacttgagaagaactaaggatatgttcctaatatttggaggcgaagatgagctccttgtaaagggttacaccgatgctagttttcaaacagacaaagatggctccaaatcgcaatccggttttgttttctgcctcaatggtggggcagtgagctggaagagttccaaacaatatacggtggctgattcgacgacagaggccgagtatatttcAGCTTCCGAAGCtacaaaagaagctgtttggatcagaaagtttgtttctgacttgagtgttgttcctagtgcgtccagtccagtggacctctattgtgataatagtggtgccgttgcactagcaaaggagcctagaacaattaagaagtccagacatatactacggaagtatcacctcatccgtaactttgttgagagaggtgatgtgaaggtttgtaaggtgcacacggattcaaacgttgctgatccgttgacgaagcctctcccacaaccaaagcatgaggcgcacatgagatctatgggtattagatacttacatcagtaattctagtgtgcatgggagatttttgtgttatgagtatgtttatgtaatgatgaataattattatttattccatggatgattattttacattgattatcaagtacgtgatttgttcgtgaaactctttgttgacaatgatatgattctaaattatccctagtttatgtcgttatgtgggacaacaacgacgttgagactagcacatgcattaattgatgatcatgtttcacggatcatggatatggagatatcggattaatgatgtggacacatgttggtgaacatggtgttagaTTGACCCACTctaagacaatgttgggattgttattttgtatgtgccatcagttgttcttgagtgttatacctactgtatccttagacctgagatcgtcattgtttctcactgtgtgtagtggtgcatcttggggctgctaaacgctactccgtaactgggtagttacaaaaatagcttacaggtgtgtcatgaaacatgaaatgggatgtgagcggatcaagatggaatttgcccctcctagataacgggagagatatctttgggcccctcgagatagttggatttgaaagtgcatggccatgccaaagtgattaaagagttaatcattatgactaaaggttagttattaatggaatccactattagatcgagaaaatggtcgagctatcacaaggtggcacgcatctcaccttgagcttgactggtatcgtgtggcaaagggatcggtgtatgagtatatctaaggttcggccgatatgatctttatgtgtatttgtgagtcactatgccctgctaggtgccgctattgacttgtgattcggaaatgatttccgatcacggccacctacacatgaacctaacgggtcacacacttaagggggttggaatgttggaaagcttgcctgtatgattgtctctagtgcaagtgggagattgttggtgatatgcccaagagcccatcatcacaatacggtttaaaggcccaagaggatattgatccaagagggattagggttactaatgggcctatgagatagaagctcattagtacgccctatatatacgagggaggggctagggggggcaACACAACCTGTGAGccccgccacctccctagccgccgtccctccctctctcggccgcctcccttgccgtgcgtgcggtgctagcacaccgacgcccggggTTTCATCcctgtacgtgtggactccgtggaggcgctgctgcgactgctgcgctgatcggctgctgggatcaaggacgaggagctcggttcgtgggacgtgatcgactacttcctctacattgacgcgcgacttcttccactgcgccgcgcgtctagtggtaacgatatatgatcttctactcgcaagtatcttgggtatatgcggtagtgatgctagcgtagcctacc
This window contains:
- the LOC120681855 gene encoding 31 kDa ribonucleoprotein, chloroplastic-like, with amino-acid sequence MANSCLSTTARAALRLPCPKFSADAAGTQLQLQLQVPYASVFPRPARAHQRLVADHLAATAVPVARRRRIAVTSMVSQEEAAATAVEEEEVAEGHLLEQDEVAEQEQPEREKDGAVEARSDSDDGDPSEAPIATTTKLYFGNLPYNCDSAQLAGIVQEYASPEMVEVLYDRTTGRSRGFAFVTMTTVQDCELVIKNLDGTLYGGRTMKVNFADRPKPKLPLYPETEHKLFVGNLSWTVTSEMLTEAFQRCGNVVSARVLYNGETGRSRGYGFVCYSTKEEMDEAFSSLNGMEMEGREIRVNLALGKK